In Xiphophorus maculatus strain JP 163 A chromosome 2, X_maculatus-5.0-male, whole genome shotgun sequence, one genomic interval encodes:
- the LOC102224133 gene encoding BTB/POZ domain-containing protein 10-like isoform X1, producing the protein MSEDAETAGKPALFGGAQGFCAAVIPQLVPCCFVFSWPGENDREQCGLSGSDCGRRLQCHQVRTMSLYGAGASGGGISGAAGGSRERGLGGAEHYREQRRRSSDRSRDSSHERGESQLTPCIRNITSPTRQHDRERGDGGSSSRSSSPRPPRVSHSYPHIGGALIGAHIPRPLGRSGVDHHAKILGPGSCDMIVYDLGGKEHRSGLRPGERVTLIVDNTRFVVDPAIFIAQPNTMLGRMFGSCRDNNFTRPNEKGEFEVADGISSTVFRAILDYYKSGIIRCPDGVSIPELREACDYLCISFNYSTIKCRDLSALMHELSNDGARCQFECYLEEMVLPLMVASAQSGERECHVVVLTDDDVVDWDEEYPPQMGEEYSQIIYSTKLYRFFKYIENRDVAKSVLKDRGLKKIRLGIEGYPTYKEKVKRRPGGRPEVIYNYVQRPFIRMSWEKEEGKSRHVDFQCVKSKSTTNLAAAAADIPQDQLVVMHPPGPQVDELDTLPPLANEPHQPAMGQAPENHPGAQLYEGPHQQEHQSQPRTNQQPHSSSGHCQPTYHYDPDPDNPSPSA; encoded by the exons ATGAGCGAGGATGCTGAAACTGCTGGCAAGCCCGCTTTGTTCGGAGGAGCGCAAGGCTTTTGTGCCGCTGTCATCCCGCAGCTTGTTCCCTGCTGCTTTGTCTTTTCGTGGCCCGGTGAAAACGACCG TGAGCAGTGTGGTTTGTCTGGGTCGGACTGCGGCCGCCGGTTGCAGTGCCATCAGGTCAGGACCATGAGTCTGTACGGGGCCGGTGCCAGCGGCGGGGGGATCAGCGGGGCTGCCGGTGGATCCCGGGAACGGGGATTGGGAGGAGCAGAACATTATAGGGAACAGCGACGACGCTCCAGTGATCGCTCACGGGACTCGTCGCACGAGAGAGGGGAGAGCCAGCTCACGCCATGCATCAGGAATATTACTTCTCCAACACGGCAACAtg ATCGCGAACGCGGTGACGGAGGCTCCTCCTCCAGATCATCCAGCCCACGTCCTCCCAGAGTTTCTCATTCTTATCCACATATAGGAGGAGCTCTGATTGGGGCACACATACCACGGCCCCTAGGCCGCTCTGGGGTAGACCACCACGCCAAAATTTTAGGCCCAGGATCCTGCGACATGATCGTGTATGACCTTGGTGGCAAAGAGCATCGAAGTGGGCTGCGACCAGGGGAGAGAGTCACGCTCATTGTGGACAATACAAGATTTGTGGTGGATCCTGCTATCTTTATAGCTCAACCCAACACCATGCTGGGCAG GATGTTTGGTTCCTGTCGGGACAACAATTTCACTCGGCCCAATGAGAAAGGGGAGTTTGAGGTGGCAGATGGCATCAGCTCCACTGTGTTCCGCGCCATCCTG GATTACTACAAGTCGGGGATAATCCGCTGCCCTGACGGCGTTTCCATTCCTGAGCTCAGAGAGGCATGTGACTACCTCTGCATCTCCTTCAACTACAGCACCATCAAGTGCAGAGATCTCA GCGCCCTGATGCACGAGCTGTCCAACGACGGAGCGCGGTGTCAGTTCGAGTGTTACCTGGAGGAGATGGTGCTGCCGCTGATGGTCGCCAGCGCCCAGAGCGGGGAGAGGGAGTGCCACGTGGTGGTGCTGACCGACGACGACGTGGTGGACTGGGATGAGGAGTACCCACCTCAGATGGGAGAGGAGTACTCTCAGA TTATCTACAGCACCAAACTCTATCGTTTCTTCAAATACATCGAGAACAGAGACGTGGCCAAATCTGTGCTGAAGGACAGAGGACTGAAAAAAATCCGCCTGGGAATCGAAG GATACCCAACGTATAAGGAGAAGGTGAAGCGACGTCCCGGGGGTCGCCCCGAGGTCATCTACAACTACGTGCAGCGTCCCTTCATCCGCATGTCCTGGGAGAAAGAGGAAGGGAAGAGTCGCCACGTGGACTTCCAGTGCGTCAAGTCAAAGTCCACCACCAACCTGGCGGCGGCCGCAGCCGACATCCCTCAGGACCAGCTGGTGGTCATGCACCCTCCTGGCCCGCAGGTGGACGAGCTGGACACGCTGCCCCCTCTGGCCAACGAGCCTCACCAGCCGGCGATGGGACAGGCGCCGGAGAACCACCCAGGAGCCCAGCTGTACGAGGGCCCGCACCAGCAGGAACACCAGAGCCAGCCCCGCACCAACCAGCAGCCACACAGCAGCAGCGGTCACTGTCAGCCGACGTACCACTATGACCCGGACCCCGACAATCCGTCCCCCTCAGCGTGA
- the LOC102224133 gene encoding BTB/POZ domain-containing protein 10-like isoform X2: MSLYGAGASGGGISGAAGGSRERGLGGAEHYREQRRRSSDRSRDSSHERGESQLTPCIRNITSPTRQHDRERGDGGSSSRSSSPRPPRVSHSYPHIGGALIGAHIPRPLGRSGVDHHAKILGPGSCDMIVYDLGGKEHRSGLRPGERVTLIVDNTRFVVDPAIFIAQPNTMLGRMFGSCRDNNFTRPNEKGEFEVADGISSTVFRAILDYYKSGIIRCPDGVSIPELREACDYLCISFNYSTIKCRDLSALMHELSNDGARCQFECYLEEMVLPLMVASAQSGERECHVVVLTDDDVVDWDEEYPPQMGEEYSQIIYSTKLYRFFKYIENRDVAKSVLKDRGLKKIRLGIEGYPTYKEKVKRRPGGRPEVIYNYVQRPFIRMSWEKEEGKSRHVDFQCVKSKSTTNLAAAAADIPQDQLVVMHPPGPQVDELDTLPPLANEPHQPAMGQAPENHPGAQLYEGPHQQEHQSQPRTNQQPHSSSGHCQPTYHYDPDPDNPSPSA, encoded by the exons ATGAGTCTGTACGGGGCCGGTGCCAGCGGCGGGGGGATCAGCGGGGCTGCCGGTGGATCCCGGGAACGGGGATTGGGAGGAGCAGAACATTATAGGGAACAGCGACGACGCTCCAGTGATCGCTCACGGGACTCGTCGCACGAGAGAGGGGAGAGCCAGCTCACGCCATGCATCAGGAATATTACTTCTCCAACACGGCAACAtg ATCGCGAACGCGGTGACGGAGGCTCCTCCTCCAGATCATCCAGCCCACGTCCTCCCAGAGTTTCTCATTCTTATCCACATATAGGAGGAGCTCTGATTGGGGCACACATACCACGGCCCCTAGGCCGCTCTGGGGTAGACCACCACGCCAAAATTTTAGGCCCAGGATCCTGCGACATGATCGTGTATGACCTTGGTGGCAAAGAGCATCGAAGTGGGCTGCGACCAGGGGAGAGAGTCACGCTCATTGTGGACAATACAAGATTTGTGGTGGATCCTGCTATCTTTATAGCTCAACCCAACACCATGCTGGGCAG GATGTTTGGTTCCTGTCGGGACAACAATTTCACTCGGCCCAATGAGAAAGGGGAGTTTGAGGTGGCAGATGGCATCAGCTCCACTGTGTTCCGCGCCATCCTG GATTACTACAAGTCGGGGATAATCCGCTGCCCTGACGGCGTTTCCATTCCTGAGCTCAGAGAGGCATGTGACTACCTCTGCATCTCCTTCAACTACAGCACCATCAAGTGCAGAGATCTCA GCGCCCTGATGCACGAGCTGTCCAACGACGGAGCGCGGTGTCAGTTCGAGTGTTACCTGGAGGAGATGGTGCTGCCGCTGATGGTCGCCAGCGCCCAGAGCGGGGAGAGGGAGTGCCACGTGGTGGTGCTGACCGACGACGACGTGGTGGACTGGGATGAGGAGTACCCACCTCAGATGGGAGAGGAGTACTCTCAGA TTATCTACAGCACCAAACTCTATCGTTTCTTCAAATACATCGAGAACAGAGACGTGGCCAAATCTGTGCTGAAGGACAGAGGACTGAAAAAAATCCGCCTGGGAATCGAAG GATACCCAACGTATAAGGAGAAGGTGAAGCGACGTCCCGGGGGTCGCCCCGAGGTCATCTACAACTACGTGCAGCGTCCCTTCATCCGCATGTCCTGGGAGAAAGAGGAAGGGAAGAGTCGCCACGTGGACTTCCAGTGCGTCAAGTCAAAGTCCACCACCAACCTGGCGGCGGCCGCAGCCGACATCCCTCAGGACCAGCTGGTGGTCATGCACCCTCCTGGCCCGCAGGTGGACGAGCTGGACACGCTGCCCCCTCTGGCCAACGAGCCTCACCAGCCGGCGATGGGACAGGCGCCGGAGAACCACCCAGGAGCCCAGCTGTACGAGGGCCCGCACCAGCAGGAACACCAGAGCCAGCCCCGCACCAACCAGCAGCCACACAGCAGCAGCGGTCACTGTCAGCCGACGTACCACTATGACCCGGACCCCGACAATCCGTCCCCCTCAGCGTGA